DNA from Thermococcus sp. LS1:
TTTAAGCCTTACGCTCAGCGTTTTGACGGGAAGATGGCAAAAAGAGGCAGAAAAAAATCAAACACTAATCCTCTTCCATATTGTTCCTTGTGGCGTGTCCTCGAGCTGTATGCCCAGAGCCTTGAGCTCGTCTCTGATTCTGTCCGCCAGAGCGAAGTTGCGCTGCTTCCTGAGCTCCGCCCTTACCGCGACGAGGAGTTCTATGAGTGCCTCCTCATCACTGGCCTTCTGCTCCTTGAAGTAGTCCTCGAAGAGACCGAAGACCTCGCTTATTATCTTGAAGAACTCCAGTGCCTTCCTGAGAACGCTCTCCTTGGGCTTCTCGACCTTCGTGAGGTAGCGGTTGACCGCGTTGGAGACCTCAAAGACGGCCTTGAGTGCCTCGGCCGTGTTGAAGTCGTCATCCATGGCCTCGTAGAACTTCTTTCTTGCTTCCCTGACAGTCTCGTAGAGCTCGAACTCCTCCTTGCCCCACCTGAATGCAACATCGGCCTTCTCCATCGCCACGCGGATGTTCTCGAGAGTGTTGTAGAGCCTCTCAAGGTTGTTCTTGGCGTGCTGGATGCCCTCCTCTGTGTAGTCGAGCGGCGAGCGGTAGTGCTTCTGGAGGACAAAGAAGCGTATGACCTCGGGGCTGTACTTCTGGAGGAGCTCCCTTATCGTCACGAAGTTGCCGAGGCTCTTGCTCATCTTCTCGCCGGAAACCATCACGAAGCCTGTATGGAGCCAGTACCTGACCCACTCGTGACCTGTGCAGGCCTCGCTCTGGGCAATTTCATTCTCGTGGTGAGGGAAGATAAGATCGTTTCCACCGCCGTGGATGTCGAAGCTCTCGCCGAGGTACTTGGTGCTCATAGTGGAGCACTCGATGTGCCAGCCAGGTCTGCCTTCGCCCCAGGGGCTTTCCCATTTGGGTTCTCCAGGCTTCGCCTTCTTCCAGAGGGCAAAGTCTTCGGGATTCTTCTTGCCTTCGCCGGGCTCAACCCTCGCTCCCTTAACCAGCTCTTCAAGCTTTATTCCGCTCAGCTTACCGTAGTCCTTGAACTTCCTGACCTCGAAGTAGACCCCATCGCTCCCCTCGTAGGCGTAGCCCTTTTCCTGGAGCTTCCTCACGAAGTCTATAATGTCCTGAATGTGCTCCGTAACGCGCGGATAGATATCGGCCGGTTTGACCTTCAAAGCTTTCATGTCCTCGAGGAAGTAGCGAAGGAACTTCTCAGCGAGCTCCTTAGGGTCTTCGCCGGTCTCGTTGGCGCGCCTGATAATCTTGTCGTCTATGTCGGTGAAGTTCATGACCATGAGAACGGTATAACCTCTGTGCTCGAGATAGCGCCTGATGACGTCGAAGGCTATGTAGGTTCTGGCGTGACCGAGGTGGGTGTAATCGTAAACCGTGGGACCGCAGACGTACATCCTGACCTCCCCTTCCCTTAGGGGCCTGAACTCCTCCTTCTGCTTCGTCAAGGTGTTGTACACTCTAATGGCCATCTTTCTCACCACCGGGTGAACTTTGCCGAGGCGTTTTATTAGGTTATCGCCCGGTGGGAAAGCTTAAAAACCAACTCCCTTAATCGGGGTAGGAGCACGAAAAGGAGGTAATGCTCATGGTCAAGGTTCAGAAGGGAGACGTCATAAGGCTTCACTACACCGGTAAGGTCAAAGAAACCGGGGAGATTTTTGACACCACCTATGAGGAGGTTGCCAAAAAGGCCGGCATCTACAACGAGAAGGGCATCTACGGCCCTGTCCCGATAGCCGTCGGCGCCGGCCATGTCCTCAAGGGCCTTGACGAGCAGCTCGAGGGCCTCGAGGTCGGGAAGAAGTACGAGATAATTATCCCGCCTGAGAAAGGCTTTGGAAAGCGCGATCCCAAGCTCATAAAGACCTTCACCCTCGGCCAGTTCAGGAGGCAGGGCATCTTCCCGTTCCCCGGAATGCCGGTTGAGATAGAGACCGAGAGCGGAAGGAAGCTCAAGGGCAAGGTTCTCACCGTCAGCGGCGGCCGCGTCAGAGTTGACTTCAACCACCCCTACGCCGGCAAGCACCTCGTCTACGAGGTTGAGGTCCTTGAAAAGATAGAGGACCCGATTGAGAAGGTCAAGGCCCTCATAGAGCTCCGCATGCCGAACGTCGACAAGGAGAAGGTCATCATCGAAGTCGGCGAGAAGGACGTCACCGTTGACTTCGGCCAGCTCGTTGATGAGGTCGACAAGAACACCCTCGTTCTCGGAGAGATACTCCTTGAGAGCGACCTCAAGTTCATAGGCTACGAGGAAGTCAAGTTCAAGCCGAGCGTCGACGAGCTCCTCAAGCCGCCGGAAGAGGAGGAGCAGGTCATAGAGCTCGAGGAAGAGGTCAGCGAGCCGCTCATCGAGAAGACCGAGGAGGAGAAGCCTGCTGAAGAGATCACCGAAGCTGAGGAAGTGAAGGCCAAGGAAAGCGAGGAGAAGAAGGAAGAGACTCCCGAGGCTGAGGAGGAGGTCAAGGAGGAGCCAGAGACCAGGAAAGAAGAGCAGGCTGAGGAGAAACCGAAGAAGAAGTCCACCAAGAAGTCCAAAACCGCCAGAAAGAGGAGCACCTCGGC
Protein-coding regions in this window:
- the cysS gene encoding cysteine--tRNA ligase; the protein is MAIRVYNTLTKQKEEFRPLREGEVRMYVCGPTVYDYTHLGHARTYIAFDVIRRYLEHRGYTVLMVMNFTDIDDKIIRRANETGEDPKELAEKFLRYFLEDMKALKVKPADIYPRVTEHIQDIIDFVRKLQEKGYAYEGSDGVYFEVRKFKDYGKLSGIKLEELVKGARVEPGEGKKNPEDFALWKKAKPGEPKWESPWGEGRPGWHIECSTMSTKYLGESFDIHGGGNDLIFPHHENEIAQSEACTGHEWVRYWLHTGFVMVSGEKMSKSLGNFVTIRELLQKYSPEVIRFFVLQKHYRSPLDYTEEGIQHAKNNLERLYNTLENIRVAMEKADVAFRWGKEEFELYETVREARKKFYEAMDDDFNTAEALKAVFEVSNAVNRYLTKVEKPKESVLRKALEFFKIISEVFGLFEDYFKEQKASDEEALIELLVAVRAELRKQRNFALADRIRDELKALGIQLEDTPQGTIWKRISV
- a CDS encoding peptidylprolyl isomerase, which gives rise to MVKVQKGDVIRLHYTGKVKETGEIFDTTYEEVAKKAGIYNEKGIYGPVPIAVGAGHVLKGLDEQLEGLEVGKKYEIIIPPEKGFGKRDPKLIKTFTLGQFRRQGIFPFPGMPVEIETESGRKLKGKVLTVSGGRVRVDFNHPYAGKHLVYEVEVLEKIEDPIEKVKALIELRMPNVDKEKVIIEVGEKDVTVDFGQLVDEVDKNTLVLGEILLESDLKFIGYEEVKFKPSVDELLKPPEEEEQVIELEEEVSEPLIEKTEEEKPAEEITEAEEVKAKESEEKKEETPEAEEEVKEEPETRKEEQAEEKPKKKSTKKSKTARKRSTSAKRRKTTKKKAEESAESAEEKKEETE